The DNA segment TAGTCTATCAATGTATGTGGTGCCTCCCCGGCCTTACGTTCAGACATATGACGAGAATAGTTTTCGATGCCTGAACAATAGCCCATTTCTTGCATCATTTCTATATCGTAACGGGTACGCTGTTCAAGACGTTGCGCCTCAAGCAGACGGTCTGCAGCTTTTAACTTAGCTAACTGTTCATCTAATTCGGCTTCAATTCGCTCTACTGCAACTTTCATCTTTTCTTTCGTTGTGACATAGTGAGATGCTGGGTATACTGCAACGTGCTTACGCTCGACAATTACTTCACCCGTCAAGGCATCTACCTCTACAAGGCGATCAATTTCATCACCGAAGAGTTCTACCCGAATGGCTCTTTCACTATAGGCGGCAGGGAAAATCTCGATGGTATCACCTTGCACACGGAAGGTACCGCGGATAAAGTTCATATCATTTCTCGTATACTGAATATCTACGAGTTTAGACAGAATTTCATCACGAGATTTCGTCTGACCTAATCGTAAGGACAACACAAGCTCAGAGTAGTCCTCAGGGTCACCTAAGCCATAAATACAGCTAACAGAGGCAACGATGATTACATCGCGGCGCTCAAAGAGACTCATCGTAGCGCTATGTCGCAATTTATCGATTTCATCATTGATAGACGCATCCTTCTCGATATACGTATCACTAGAAGGAATATACGCTTCTGGTTGGTAGAAATCGTAGTAAGACACAAAGTATTCTACCGCATTATTAGGGAAGAAGCTTTTAAACTCACTACATAGCTGGGCAGCTAAGGTTTTATTATGGGCAATAATCAGAGTTGGCTTTTGAACGGCCTCGATAACCTTAGCCATTGTAAAGGTTTTGCCAGTACCAGTGGCACCGAGCAAAACTTGGGCCCATTCACCACGTTCAATGCCGTCTGTTAAGGATTGAATCGCAGTTGGTTGGTCCCCAGTAGGCGTAAAGGGCGCCTCCACTTTAAATGGTTGGCCCCCTTCATAATTATATGTATTATGTTTCATTACTGTTCATCCTGATATTTACGGATAGCCTTAAGTTCTTCCTCTGATAGGCGACGTCCTGCATTTTCTGCTTGATTTAATGTATCTTCACCTTCAAGAACTTCGATAAGCATAGCAATAGAAAAGCGATCTAATGTAGGCGTTGTCTTTTGGATTTCATCGGCCATCATCCAATCTAATTCAGTATAGTTATTAATACGTTCAGTAATCTCTTCCCAGTTTGAAAGTAGCAATCTTGTAATAGGACGATATAACTCAATGCCAAAATACTCGATTAAACTAACAATCTTTTCCATATTTTCTAGGCTAACATTACATTCATTTTTTTTATTTTCAGATTCTACATATTCAAGTAAGAATTCCCGGTTATATTTATTTGTCACCTTGAATCATTCCTTTATTAAATAGTGCATTAGCAAATTCTTTCGCATTAAATGGACGCAAGTCATCCATGCCTTCGCCAACGCCAATCCAGCGAACAGGTACACCTAGTTCCTCTTTAATAGAGATAACTACGCCACCTTTTGCTGTGCCATCAAGCTTAGTCACAACAATACCATTTACTGGTACTGCTTGACCAAATAATTTAGCTTGGCTTACTGCATTTTGACCTGTAGTACCGTCTAACACGAGCAATGTTTGATGTGGTGCCCCTTCTACGTGGTTATTCGCTACGCGGCCCATCTTTTTAAGTTCTTCCATAAGATTAACTTTAGTGTGTAAACGACCTGCAGTATCTACAATAACGAGGTCTGCATTACGAGCTTTAGCTGCTTCCATTGCATCGTATACGACAGCTGCAGGGTCAGCCCCTTCTTTATGTTTAACGATAGGTACACCTACGCGATCTGCCCAGATAGACAATTGATCAGCCGCAGCGGCACGGAATGTATCACCTGCAGCAATAATTACCTTTTTGCCTTCTTTAGTGTAATAGTTAGCTAACTTAGCGATAGTCGTAGTTTTACCAACACCATTTACCCCAACAACAAGGATAACCTCTGGATGATGTAGTGTAATTTCATCTTCTTGGTCAACTAACATTTCTGTGATGCGGTCTTCCATGAATGGCATTACATCACCAGTATTGTTAATAACACCTTCTGTTACACCACGACGAATTTCTTTCATCAAATATTCTGTCGTTTTAGGACCTAAGTCACTAGTGAGCATAACTGCTTCTAAATCATCTAAGAAATCATCATCAATTTGTGCATAACCGATAACGATACTTTCAACGTTTTTTACAAAGGACTTACGAGTTTTCTCTAAGCCGTCTTTAATTCTATCAAAGAATCCAAATGCCATTATGCTAGATCCTCCTTCACATCTTCAAATGCTACTGTTAATAATCGCGATACGCCTCGTTCAACCATGGTCACCCCTTGTAATACTTCGGCAGCTTCCATCGTCTTTTTACGGTGCGATACTACGATAAATTGTGTTTCTTTATTTACCCGATTTAAGTAAGAACTAAATCGTTCTACATTGGCTTCATCAAGAGCTGCGTCAACTTCGTCAAGCACGCAGAACGGCGCTGGACGATAATCTAGGAACGAGAACAATAAAGCAATAACCGTAAGGGCACGCTCACCACCGGATAACAAGGTCAATTGTTGACGTTTCTTCCCTGGCGGCTGAATATAGAAATCGATACCACCAGTTAAGATATTATCTGGATCAGTCAATACAATTTGCGCCGTACCACCGCCAAATAGTTGGCTAAATACCTCTTGGAATCTACGACCTACTACATCTAATACATCGTATAGCTGTGTACTCATAGCCTTGTCCATTTCAGCAATAACCGCTTGCAATTGCTCCTTCGCTGTATCTAAATCTGCTAACTGTGTAGTTAAGAAATCATAACGTTCTTTAGTTTCTTCATATTCTTCAACAGCGTTCGGATTGACTGGGCCTAGTTCGGCAATTTCTGCCATCAAGCGAGCCTGCTCATCCTTCCAATCGTTTACAGAACCTTCAATGCGAAGAGCCTGCGCATCTTCTATGGTAAAGCCTAACTCTTGTAGTTCTTCTACAAAACGCTCACAATCCATGCGATGACGTGTAATCTTACCTTCCATATCAACGAGGCGCCCTTGCACCACTTTATATCGTTGGTTCAAACGGTCTTGTTCGCTGAGTATGGCTTCTAATTCCTCACGACCTGTAGAGGTCTTATCATAGGCTTCGTCACGAAGAGTACGCAAACGTTCAACCTCTGCTGTAGCCGTAGCTAGCTCTCGTTCTGCTAATTCTTTAGCCTTCGGTAATTCCTCTTCACATCGCTGTGTAGTACTGATGAGTAAATTACGTAATGGCGTTAGACGCTCTACAATGCTAGCAATAGATTGATTACGTTGTTCTCGCTGAGCTTCACGTTCCTTAATGGTTTGTCGCAACGTATCACAGGTGAGGCGTGCCTCTGTGAAAGCTTCATACGCCTCTTGCTGTACATTTTGTAATACAGTTAACCGCTCCATTAAGGCCCCTTGATTGCCATCTACACCGTGGTCTTCTTGCAAAGAAGCCAATGCTGTTTCTTGGTCTTTCAAGTTAGCCGTTGTACTGGCTAAATCAATATCGATTTGTAATAAACGTTGCTCTTCTTCAGAAAGGACACGTTTCTTACGATCCATTTGATTTTGAATATTTTGTACCTTTGTTTCACTAGCCACATAGAGTAAGTTCGTATGTTGGTAGCTTTCATCAAGGGTAGCTCGTTCTTTTTCAGCTTCCTCAACCCGTTTTTCAAGGTTTTCCAAGCTAGCTGTTAAGGAACGAATTTGTTCTTCAATTTGCAATAGCTCTTGTTCAAGGCTAGCCGCCTCTTCCTTACGGCTCAATACAGAGGCACGCTTACGCTTTGTAGTACCACCCGTTAAAGAGCCACCAGGTTGGAATTGTTCCCCTGTAAGCGTAACAATACGCAATTGTTGATTATATTTTTTTTGCAGACCAATAGCATCATCCATGGAGGATACTACCAAGGTGCGCCCCAATAAGTATTGGAAAATATGAGCGTATGTATTATCAAAGGAAATACAATCAACAGCAGTGCCGATTACACAACTTTCATGTAAAGCCGGTGTCTCATAGAGTTTTCCTTTTACAGAATCCATCGGCAAGAAGGTTACGCGGCCACCTTGGATAGATTTCAAATAATTGACACCCTCCGCAGCAGCGCGAGCAGTAGTGGTCACAACGTGGTTAACACTACCACCTAATGCCGTTTCGATAGCCGTAGTATATTTATCTTCTACCGTAAAG comes from the Veillonella dispar genome and includes:
- the ftsY gene encoding signal recognition particle-docking protein FtsY; this translates as MAFGFFDRIKDGLEKTRKSFVKNVESIVIGYAQIDDDFLDDLEAVMLTSDLGPKTTEYLMKEIRRGVTEGVINNTGDVMPFMEDRITEMLVDQEDEITLHHPEVILVVGVNGVGKTTTIAKLANYYTKEGKKVIIAAGDTFRAAAADQLSIWADRVGVPIVKHKEGADPAAVVYDAMEAAKARNADLVIVDTAGRLHTKVNLMEELKKMGRVANNHVEGAPHQTLLVLDGTTGQNAVSQAKLFGQAVPVNGIVVTKLDGTAKGGVVISIKEELGVPVRWIGVGEGMDDLRPFNAKEFANALFNKGMIQGDK
- the smc gene encoding chromosome segregation protein SMC — protein: MQLLRLELKGFKSFADKTVVKFSPGMTAVIGPNGSGKSNITDAMKWVLGESNVRNLRGQKAEDIIFSGTEKRKPMSAAEVTLVFDNSDHQLDVDMAEVAITRRIYRTGESEFLINKRSCRLKDIHLLLADTGLGKDSMAIIGQNRIDAILNSKPEERRLIFEDVAGISRFKINKEDALRRIASTDRNMERVRDVMATIEEQLGPLSEKAEKTKKYMTLSRTKRDYDGALGFHNYKTSDRLLTRFENDNIAFKDEEIELQTELSKLEVRRHTLQSASTKEQEQLKLWEAQYTEKQRDEERLAGHLRLLDEQLKTARRELDETSMRISELEATQKGEEQQLRILNQLIQDERAQLVEKESKLEKLEANYKKAVEDVSAEQAKFQSLQSNREAFEQHQLELVSAIETAKASIRSLEARKEESTKQCEVLKAEIGQVDSELQAARGEFDTLGQQFNAISAQRQALVDGGKEAALQAREERKELQKLRTQEQRVKGRIELLAQWEEQHEGYLEGTKNILNGKGSWREQITGAIGDLFTVEDKYTTAIETALGGSVNHVVTTTARAAAEGVNYLKSIQGGRVTFLPMDSVKGKLYETPALHESCVIGTAVDCISFDNTYAHIFQYLLGRTLVVSSMDDAIGLQKKYNQQLRIVTLTGEQFQPGGSLTGGTTKRKRASVLSRKEEAASLEQELLQIEEQIRSLTASLENLEKRVEEAEKERATLDESYQHTNLLYVASETKVQNIQNQMDRKKRVLSEEEQRLLQIDIDLASTTANLKDQETALASLQEDHGVDGNQGALMERLTVLQNVQQEAYEAFTEARLTCDTLRQTIKEREAQREQRNQSIASIVERLTPLRNLLISTTQRCEEELPKAKELAERELATATAEVERLRTLRDEAYDKTSTGREELEAILSEQDRLNQRYKVVQGRLVDMEGKITRHRMDCERFVEELQELGFTIEDAQALRIEGSVNDWKDEQARLMAEIAELGPVNPNAVEEYEETKERYDFLTTQLADLDTAKEQLQAVIAEMDKAMSTQLYDVLDVVGRRFQEVFSQLFGGGTAQIVLTDPDNILTGGIDFYIQPPGKKRQQLTLLSGGERALTVIALLFSFLDYRPAPFCVLDEVDAALDEANVERFSSYLNRVNKETQFIVVSHRKKTMEAAEVLQGVTMVERGVSRLLTVAFEDVKEDLA